A region from the Perca fluviatilis chromosome 16, GENO_Pfluv_1.0, whole genome shotgun sequence genome encodes:
- the nlrc3l1 gene encoding protein NLRC3 codes for MMDDVEMEGMATPSGSSSIGDAVSGRGPQSGQSDTNEDEDDLYYIPERRPSLDLGPTPMDTSHWHFVDHAFPPALSYKSMTSEENLSNMDDEEGSSTRVQLNKADSYSSCYSLDSDDCEKIIPKVKSKDDAASELPDTPELIQDPKEIRHPSLTVAFTFKAISKTLGKLSEGDFRRFKMMLWKHYPQSFNTPPQGMDMVDLVDRLLERHNLESSLQITKTLLEEIGQKDMIDYLKTLCLRNEVRHDLCETLKTIYSEVCEDSAEQGEKMPVDDVFTNLSITTTCDNGPNIEHEVMTIPKLDSNQKTGKLLFTKDILSAERLEKSHLKFVLITGMAGSGKTMAVRRLVLDWIEERSHQHVSFLFPLTFRDLKKYEGSKVSLLEIIRTLYPATTKLREEDFQCEECKIMFIFDGLDEYKGELDFHNTSPVSNHSEPVPLNVLVVNLLRNKLLWRGLFMVFSRPQIKRCVPWDMHYDEIDVRGFRDEDKDEYFKKRFKDPVQAARVIAYINSSKTLRIMCHLPLFCSLVADEYQHIFKEQRPRAALPSGITYMYTKLLLALARQRRVFRAPQQSPDKERDFLMKLGKLAFSMLEKGKFRITKHDWKDVDIDIEEAVNDSGLCTQYLTKPFVLYTENSISFIHPTMQEYLAAFYVFFSYRNQGKNIFEQHLKDKVKGMFKGHKTMELYKSAVDRSLLCDDGKLDMFLRFLFGMALKTNLELLQPFCTSSVKCSTFIEDAAALIRKKMGENQYPDRKSNLQRCLEELGV; via the exons ATGATGGACGACGTTGAAATGGAGGGGATGGCCACGCCGTCAGGCAGCTCTTCTATCGGGGATGCCGTGTCTGGTAGAGGACCACAGAGTGGACAGAGTGACACTAATGAAGATGAAGACGACCTCTACTACATCCCAGAGAGAAGACCTTCTCTGGACCTGGGGCCAACTCCAATGGATACCAGCCACTG gcaTTTTGTGGACCATGCCTTTCCTCCAGCTCTCAGCTACAAATCAATGACAAGTGAGGAAAATTTAAGCAACATGGATGACGAAGAGGGATCCTCCACGAG GGTCCAGCTAAACAAAGCGGATTCATACTCTAGCTGCTACTCCTTGGACAGTGACGATTGTGAAAAGATCATCCCCAA GGTTAAAAGCAAAGATGATGCTGCCTCAGAGCTTCCTGACACACCTGAGTTAATCCAAGACCCAAAAGAGATTAGGCATCCTTCTCTGACAGTGGCTTTCACTTTCaag GCTATTTCTAAAACCCTTGGGAAGCTGTCCGAGGGGGACTTTAGGAGATTCAAGATGATGCTGTGGAAGCATTACCCACAGTCATTCAACACTCCTCCGCAAGGCATGGACATGGTGGACCTTGTGGATCGGTTGCTCGAGCGTCACAACCTGGAGTCGTCTTTGCAGATCACCAAAACCCTTCTTGAGGAAATTGGGCAAAAGGATATGATTGATTATCTCAAGACTTTGTGCCTCAGAA ATGAAGTACGTCATGATTTATGCGAGACTCTGAAGACTATATACAGCGAAGTATGTGAAGATTCAGCCGAGCAGGGAGAGAAGATGCCCGTTGACGATGTCTTTACTAATCTCTCCATAACCACGACGTGCGATAATGGCCCAAATATTGAACATGAGGTCATGACCATACCAAAGCTGGACAGCAACCAGAAGACAGGGAAACTGCTTTTTACTAAGGATATTTTGAGTGCTGAAAGGCTGGAGAAATCGCACTTAAAGTTTGTGCTGATCACAGGAATGGCAGGGTCAGGGAAGACGATGGCAGTCAGAAGGTTAGTCCTCGATTGGATTGAAGAGCGGTCCCACCAACACGTGTCCTTCCTTTTTCCTTTGACGTTCAGAGACCTTAAAAAGTATGAGGGTTCCAAGGTCTCCCTGTTGGAAATAATACGCACACTCTACCCAGCAACAACAAAACTGAGGGAGGAGGATTTTCAATGCGAGGAATGCAAAATAatgttcatctttgacggtcttGATGAGTACAAAGGGGAGCTTGACTTTCATAACACTTCGCCTGTCAGTAACCACTCAGAACCCGTCCCCCTGAACGTTCTCGTGGTCAATCTCCTCCGGAATAAGCTGCTCTGGCGCGGCCTATTCATGGTCTTTTCTCGGCCGCAGATAAAACGCTGCGTTCCCTGGGATATGCATTATGATGAGATAGATGTGCGTGGTTTCCGTGACGAAGACAAGGACGAATACTTCAAGAAGAGATTTAAGGACCCAGTTCAAGCAGCTCGAGTTATTGCGTACATCAACTCTTCCAAAACCCTCCGCATCATGTGCCACTTGCCCTTGTTTTGCTCACTGGTGGCTGATGAGTACCAGCACATATTCAAGGAACAGAGGCCCCGGGCGGCGCTGCCCAGCGGCATCACCTACATGTACACAAAGCTGCTGCTGGCACTCGCACGTCAGCGTCGCGTATTTAGAGCTCCACAGCAAAGcccagataaagagagagacttCCTCATGAAACTTGGAAAGTTGGCATTCAGCATGCTGGAAAAAGGCAAGTTCAGGATCACCAAGCACGACTGGAAAGATGTTGATATTGACATCGAGGAGGCAGTGAATGACAGTGGCCTGTGCACACAGTACCTCACAAAGCCATTTGTCTTGTATACTGAGAATTCCATCAGCTTTATCCACCCCACCATGCAAGAGTACCTGGCGGCCTTTTATGTGTTTTTCTCCTACCGGAACCAGGGGAAGAACATTTTTGAGCAGCATTTGAAGGACAAGGTGAAGGGGATGTTTAAGGGCCACAAGACCATGGAACTGTACAAGAGTGCTGTGGACAGAAGCCTGCTGTGTGACGACGGCAAACTGGACATGTTCCTGCGTTTCCTGTTTGGCATGGCTCTTAAGACCAACCTGGAACTTCTCCAACCATTCTGCACATCTTCTGTAAAGTGTTCAACATTCATTGAAGATGCTGCTGCCCTCATCAGGAAGAAGATGGGAGAAAACCAGTATCCTGACAGGAAAAGCAacttgcagcgctgcctggaagagcTGGGTGTGTGA
- the LOC120544657 gene encoding interleukin-1 receptor accessory protein-like isoform X1 encodes MKLSLAFKALGSLCVLLADGFPVSENLPPKIIGANHAKIKAHLGEHLFLHCEAFANCEETLIYWLVNNTFPEDLPSSGRIVESDESTLDEGAILLRSLLLKNVTSDDLKSSFTCVVTNAAGMTRKNIMLATTVKSDCNAGKNRKH; translated from the exons ATGAAGCTGTCACTTGCTTTCAAAG CTTTGGGATCCCTGTGTGTGCTGCTTGCAGATGGATTTCCAG TTTCTGAGAATTTACCTCCAAAGATCATCGGGGCAAATCAcgccaaaataaaagctcatcTAG GTGAGCACCTGTTTCTTCACTGTGAAGCATTTGCAAATTGTGAAGAGACACTCATCTACTGGCTCGTCAACAACACTTTTCCTGAAGACCTGCCCAGCAGTGGCAGAATAGTAGAATCAGATGA ATCGACTTTAGATGAGGGTGCGATCCTACTGAGGAGTTTGCTGTTGAAGAATGTCACGTCAGATGACCTAAAATCCTCCTTCACCTGTGTTGTGACAAATGCCGCTGGAATGACCCGAAAGAACATCATGTTAGCAACAACAGTTAAAAGTGACTGTAATGcaggaaaaaacagaaaacactga
- the LOC120544657 gene encoding interleukin-1 receptor accessory protein-like isoform X2 yields MKLSLAFKVSENLPPKIIGANHAKIKAHLGEHLFLHCEAFANCEETLIYWLVNNTFPEDLPSSGRIVESDESTLDEGAILLRSLLLKNVTSDDLKSSFTCVVTNAAGMTRKNIMLATTVKSDCNAGKNRKH; encoded by the exons ATGAAGCTGTCACTTGCTTTCAAAG TTTCTGAGAATTTACCTCCAAAGATCATCGGGGCAAATCAcgccaaaataaaagctcatcTAG GTGAGCACCTGTTTCTTCACTGTGAAGCATTTGCAAATTGTGAAGAGACACTCATCTACTGGCTCGTCAACAACACTTTTCCTGAAGACCTGCCCAGCAGTGGCAGAATAGTAGAATCAGATGA ATCGACTTTAGATGAGGGTGCGATCCTACTGAGGAGTTTGCTGTTGAAGAATGTCACGTCAGATGACCTAAAATCCTCCTTCACCTGTGTTGTGACAAATGCCGCTGGAATGACCCGAAAGAACATCATGTTAGCAACAACAGTTAAAAGTGACTGTAATGcaggaaaaaacagaaaacactga